The DNA region AAAAGGTGCTATATCGCCAAAGTTTTTTGTCCAACCTAAATTAGAGCTATTTACTTCTTTAATTTTAGTTTTTAAAGCATGATCTAAAAATAGTTTTTGCTTTAATATCTTATAATTAGCCCAATAACATACCGTTAATATGACAACTAATACTAATAAATAAATTGGTGTGTTTGCTATAGTTAATATAGCGGTAGATAATGCTCCAGATATATCTATTAAGCCAAAATGATTTAACCCATATAAACCACTTGATATAGCTATAATTGGAAGATAAGACAGCTCGGTTTCGGCGGAGAAACTTTCTATAATAAAGTTTACAAAGTTACTTATTAACGATATTAAGATTAATGCTACTAACCAAGATAAAACAACACTTGTATCGTAATCTTTAGCAATTAATACCACGCTAAAAGGTACTAATGCAAATAATGGTAAAAAGTTAAAAAAGGATAAAAGCGATTTACCTAAGACATAATGAACTATGTTTTTTTTAGCAATTGGTACTGTTAATAACGGTTTAACACTTAATACTGGTAGTTTTTGAAAAAAAAATCTAATTAACAGATCCATTAAAACCCAAAAAAATATGGCTTTATTAACTATTAAAAAAGGGTCTTGTTCTGGGAAAAGTTTTTTTAATGCAGGATAAAGTCCGATACCTAAAAATAAAAACATGACAATAAAATATAAGGCTAATAAGCCCATAACTATTTTAATGCCTAGACTTTTTCCAAAATTTGCCGATCTAGTAAATTGCTTCCATTCTAGCTTTATAAATTGAAAAATCATAGATTGTTTGGTTTGGTTAATTGTATTAGTAGCAATGTATTTTAATTTGTTACATACTATATTCGGGATAAGTGGTATTAAGCAAAGTTTCTGCTTTTTCTGGTATTAACTTAAAACTTATATAATTAATAAGATAAAACAATGTAAATACAGCTGCGGTAAGCACTACTAATTTAGAGTTAGAAATAAACACATCGCTCCAAGTAAAAATGTTGTAAAACTGAGATAAGAAAACAATTCCTACACTTCCGGCTTGTTTAAAGATTAGCTCTTCTAATAACCATTTTTTGTTAGACAACTCACTTCTTCTTCTAAATTCTCTATTAAGCTGAATACTTTTATACAATGTCCAAATTGCTAAAACACCAAAAGTTATGAAGAAAAAATACTGAGCAAACCTTGAAGTAAAAGCTGTATAAAACATTAAAAACATAGTTAATGTTATCACTATTTTTGGGATAGAAAACCATTGCTTAAGCTCTGATAACAAATAGTTGTAATAGCGTTTATTCATTGCTTTTTGACGCTGCTCTACAACATCCATAAAACCAAAAACGCCAAACTTTTTAAAAGACTGGTCTCTTGCATCTTCAAACGACAAGTTAGGTTGTTCTTGCAATATAGTTTCAATATCATTAGCTAAATGGTCTACAAGTTCGGTTTGTAAATCGTAATGATATACATAATGATTTCTTGTAAACGCGTATAATTCTTGTATGTGTTCTTTTGTCAACTTCAAACTAATTAATCATTTTATAATAATTTGATATATCGTTCTTTTTCTTTAGTAAAACCATTAATCCAGACACATTAAACAATAATGCTATGTAAAAGTAAATTACAAAAAAAATAGGCTGTTCTAATAACGGTGTTTTAATAATATTAGATAAATAAAGAAATAAAGAAGGCAATGCCATAATGGAGTATAATGGTTGTGCTATTTGCAATTTTTTAAAGTCTTTTTCTTTGTAAGATCTTTTAGCAAAACCTACCATATTTATAATAAAGATGGTTAATAGCAGACTTATAAATCCATTTTTTAATTGAGAAAAATTTACAAATGAATAAACGATTAAAAAGATTAATACATTAAAAATTATAAACTTTGGTTTATAATAAAACTTAATTACTTGTTTTAATAATAATCGTTGATAGCTCCAATGGATAGATTTTTGTCTTTTAGTTTCAAAATCTTTAATAAATCTAACCTTAGTTTTTAGAAAATCTTCAAGTAAAATGTACTTACTCTCTTGTTCAAACTCTGTTGCTAAATGGTCTGTTAATTCTAACCTTACATCTATAAACTTAATATTAAGTTTTAGTAAAAAACATTCTATAAACTGTATGTCTTCTTTACTTAACGTCTGCATTATTCTAAACTAAAATTAGGATTAACCAAAATTTGCATGGTTTTAATATACTCTTGTAATTCGTTTAATTTATTTACAGTTTCTGTAGTTCCTTTTTCTGTAAGTTTATAGTATTTACGTAAACGATTATCTACTTTTTGTACCTCAACTTCTAATAATCCATCTGCTTCTAATTTATGTAATGCAGGATACAATGCACCTTCGGTAATTTTAAGTTCGCCTTTAGTAATTTCTTTTACTTTCTGGGTAATCTCATAACCATACATCTTGTCACTTTCATTTAAAAGCTTTAAAATAATGGTAGTTAAACTACCTTTATATAATTTGGAATTTGCCATAAGTCAAATATACATAAAATTCTTATGCATAATAATCTTATGTATTAATTTTTTAATAATTCTACCTTAAGACAATTTATGCTTCATTATTTTTGCAAAAAACAATACAATTATGTCTCAATTTAATACCCTAACTATACAAGATATTACGCGTCAAACCGATAAATGTGTTGCAATAACTTTTAATGTGCCAGATCATTTAAAGGATTATTATCAATTTAAAGCAGGACAATACATTACTTTAAAAACCACGTTAAATGGTGCTGAAGTAAGACGTGATTATTCTTTATGTACATCGCCTTCTAGCGGAAAATTAACCGTTGCTGTTAAAGAAGTAGAAAGCGGTACATTTTCTAAATACGCCAATCAAACTTTAAAAGTTGGAGATACTTTAGACGTTGCAAAACCACAAGGTCGATTTACTTTTACGCCAGACACTTCAAAAACTAGAACCATTGCTGCATTTGCTGCAGGAAGCGGAATTACTCCAGTTTTAAGCATTTTAAAAACTGTATTAGAGGAAGAACCAAATAGTAAATTTGTGCTTGTCTACGGTAACAAAACATTAAACGATACCATTTTTTTAAATGAACTTTTAGATATTCAAAATCAATATAGTGACCGTTTGACTATACAATTTGTTTACAGTCAATCCCAAGAAACAGACGCTCTTTTTGGTAGAATTGAAAAAAGCACAGTAAACTTTATTGTAAAAAATAAATACAAAGAAGAAGTTATAGATGCTTTTTACCTTTGTGGACCAGAAGGTATGATTAACACAGTAAAAGACGTGTTAGCAGAAAATAATATTGAAGATGATAACATATTTTTTGAATTATTTTCTTCTAAAACCGAAGTTCCTGTAGAAGAAGTTGAAGCTATTAGCAACGGTAATTCTAAAATTACAATTATTGTAGATGATGAAGAGAAAACTTTTACAATGCCACAAACTCAATCTGTTTTAGAAGCTGCTTTAGATCATGATTTAGATGCACCTTATTCTTGTCAAGGTGGAATATGTAGTAGTTGTATAGCAAGAGTTAAAGACGGTAAAGCTACAATGCGACAAAACAACATTTTAACAGATAATGAAGTTGCAGAAGGACTAATATTAACTTGCCAAGCACATCCAACATCTGCATCGATTATTGTGGATTATGATGATGTTTAATCGCTTTATCGATTAAATGTGTATTTTGTCGATTTTACTAACTTAACTAATCGTACTTTTTAAAGTAAATCATTAATCTGTTACTTTAGCAGCAGATTATAATGCTACAATGTGTTAGTTTAAGGGATAATATTAATATTTATTAGTAGTTACAATCTACAAGCCTCAAAGTCTTTTTTGAGGCTTTTTTAGTTATTAACAATGGTATTTATTGTATTTACAATTGTTTTCACTTCAATATTACCAGCAGCATTTTTATAGTTTAACGGATATTTATTCCCATAAATAGAAGTAGGTATTTTAGGATAAATGGTTCTATCTGGTACTAAATGATTTTTTAAAGGTGTATTAAACGCTGTAAATCCAGCATACGGATGTGTTACGCCCCAAATTGTAACCACTTGTATTCCGTACATGGCTGCAATATGTGCGTTACCAGAATCCATTGCAAGCATAAGATCTAGATTAGAAATTAAATCTAATTCTTTTTCAAAAGATAATTGTCCAGCTATAACATGAGTGTTTTGTAAATTTTTAGCTAAAGTGTTTAGCTGTTCAGCTTCATTTTTTGCGCCAAATAAAAATACTTCAAAATGCATATTTAAGTTAGAAACAACCTCTTTCATCTTAGATAAAGGATACATTTTTGAAGGGTATTGTGCAAAAGGCGCAATACCAATCCATTTTTTATTAGATGGATGGATTTGTTTTACAATTACTTCTGGTATTGGTTGTCTTTTAGGAAATGTTGGATTTGATAAGTCTAAAGAATAGCCCAATTTTATAAACACATCGGCATATCTTTGGTGTGTTGTTTTTAAAGGTGTAAAATTTTCACCTTTAATTAATGCCTTCTTCTCTGCTCTTCCTTTATCGATTTGCACAAACGTCTTATTAAAGAAAAATAACTTTAAAATTTTAGTACGTAAAACATTATGTAAATCGGCAACTTTATCAATGTTTAGCGCTTTTAATTCTTTATACAGTTTATACAACCCAAAAATGCCTTTATGCTTTTGTTTATCGTCAAAAATAAATACCGAAGTATTGGGTAAATCTTTAAAAAAAGGCGCAAAAAAAGGTCGCGTTAACACCGTTAACTTGACCTTTGGATGTTGTTGTGTAAATGCACGTAACACAGGAACTGTCATAGCAACATCGCCCATTGCAGAGAGACGAATAACTAATATATGCTGTGTTTTTGGCATTTCAACTTATATTTTAAGTGAAATTATTTTTGATTTCTTAACACAGGATTAAGCTCGTCGTCGTTATACATTTTCATTTGCTTGTATACTTTCATATACTTATCTCCTTTAGAAATATCGTCTAAAAGTGTATCTATAGCTGTGCTTAAATCTACACGTTGCTCTAATAATACGTCAAGTTTTTTCTGGCAAGCATCTCTATGTGCTTCAGTTGCATCTTCACGTGTTGCTTCCTCGTGCATGTGATAAATTTTTAATGCTAAGATTGATAATCTATCAATTCCCCAAGCTGGACTTTCGGTATTTATAGTTGCGTCTGCTTTAGGTGTAACGTCTTTATATTTTTCTAAAAAGTAACTATCAATATACTCTACCATATCTGTTCTGTCTTGGTTAGAGGCATCAATTTGTCTTTTTAATTTTAATGCTGCTACAGGATCTATTTGCGGATCTCTAATAATATCTTCGTAATGCCACTGTACAGTATCTATCCAACATTTTCTGTAAAGTAAATGTTCTAATAAGTTAGTTTTTTCGTCATAAATATTAGTAAACGGTTGATCTACTGTATTTATAACATGGTATTTTTCAATTACATCTTGAAAGATTTTATTCGCTTTATCTGTAAACATAGTTTGTTATTTAAGTGC from Mesoflavibacter profundi includes:
- a CDS encoding PadR family transcriptional regulator, with the protein product MANSKLYKGSLTTIILKLLNESDKMYGYEITQKVKEITKGELKITEGALYPALHKLEADGLLEVEVQKVDNRLRKYYKLTEKGTTETVNKLNELQEYIKTMQILVNPNFSLE
- a CDS encoding glycosyltransferase family 9 protein — translated: MPKTQHILVIRLSAMGDVAMTVPVLRAFTQQHPKVKLTVLTRPFFAPFFKDLPNTSVFIFDDKQKHKGIFGLYKLYKELKALNIDKVADLHNVLRTKILKLFFFNKTFVQIDKGRAEKKALIKGENFTPLKTTHQRYADVFIKLGYSLDLSNPTFPKRQPIPEVIVKQIHPSNKKWIGIAPFAQYPSKMYPLSKMKEVVSNLNMHFEVFLFGAKNEAEQLNTLAKNLQNTHVIAGQLSFEKELDLISNLDLMLAMDSGNAHIAAMYGIQVVTIWGVTHPYAGFTAFNTPLKNHLVPDRTIYPKIPTSIYGNKYPLNYKNAAGNIEVKTIVNTINTIVNN
- a CDS encoding DUF5687 family protein, translating into MIFQFIKLEWKQFTRSANFGKSLGIKIVMGLLALYFIVMFLFLGIGLYPALKKLFPEQDPFLIVNKAIFFWVLMDLLIRFFFQKLPVLSVKPLLTVPIAKKNIVHYVLGKSLLSFFNFLPLFALVPFSVVLIAKDYDTSVVLSWLVALILISLISNFVNFIIESFSAETELSYLPIIAISSGLYGLNHFGLIDISGALSTAILTIANTPIYLLVLVVILTVCYWANYKILKQKLFLDHALKTKIKEVNSSNLGWTKNFGDIAPFMQLDLRLIWRNKRPKSSVFILVIGLLYGLFFYPNPQFQDSPMIYGFVGIFVTGIFLINFGQFIPAWDSGYYKMLMSQNIKYEQYLKSKYTLMIISVIIMFILSIPYVYFGWKILAAHFAAAIYNIGVNSYVIMLGGSFNRKKIDLNQRAAFNYQGTGAVQWIIGIPLMLLPAAIFGLTSYFVNFNVALFVLILLGLTGIVFHQKLMKLITQKYLASKYQMINAFSQDN
- a CDS encoding DUF4254 domain-containing protein yields the protein MFTDKANKIFQDVIEKYHVINTVDQPFTNIYDEKTNLLEHLLYRKCWIDTVQWHYEDIIRDPQIDPVAALKLKRQIDASNQDRTDMVEYIDSYFLEKYKDVTPKADATINTESPAWGIDRLSILALKIYHMHEEATREDATEAHRDACQKKLDVLLEQRVDLSTAIDTLLDDISKGDKYMKVYKQMKMYNDDELNPVLRNQK
- a CDS encoding ferredoxin--NADP reductase, which produces MSQFNTLTIQDITRQTDKCVAITFNVPDHLKDYYQFKAGQYITLKTTLNGAEVRRDYSLCTSPSSGKLTVAVKEVESGTFSKYANQTLKVGDTLDVAKPQGRFTFTPDTSKTRTIAAFAAGSGITPVLSILKTVLEEEPNSKFVLVYGNKTLNDTIFLNELLDIQNQYSDRLTIQFVYSQSQETDALFGRIEKSTVNFIVKNKYKEEVIDAFYLCGPEGMINTVKDVLAENNIEDDNIFFELFSSKTEVPVEEVEAISNGNSKITIIVDDEEKTFTMPQTQSVLEAALDHDLDAPYSCQGGICSSCIARVKDGKATMRQNNILTDNEVAEGLILTCQAHPTSASIIVDYDDV